From a region of the Gossypium raimondii isolate GPD5lz chromosome 10, ASM2569854v1, whole genome shotgun sequence genome:
- the LOC105777390 gene encoding ABC transporter C family member 8 → MASFRTLLEGFTLIFEGKLDFGSFCIQRTIIDFINLVFLFVFYLLLYVRSVIKQQRRVVNKRDRISIVVSICCALISVLYLSVGLWNLIARNGGFHSLSWLIELIRGLIWISLSVSLLVHTSQPVKILISVWWVSFTLLVSILHIEVLYRTHRIEIFDIFPWLVNILLLFSAFRNFIDLDRKHESLSESLLEEKEEKDQIEVCEANFFSKLSFSWINPLLSRGYLRPLALEDIPSISAEDESNLAYQKFANAWESLIIEGGSSDRNNLVLRAITKVYFMENMIIAVCAVLRTIAVAALPLLLYAFVNYSNQEEENLQKGIVLLGCLVVSKVVESLSQRYWYFSSRRSGMRMRSALMVAVYQKQLKLSSSGRQRHSTGDIVNYIAVDAYRMGEFPWWFHSTWSLVLQLFMSIGVLFSVVGFGAILGTVPLAICGFLNTPFAKIIQKCQSEFMISQDERLRAISEILNNMKIIKLQSWEEKFKSSIESLRGNEFKWLSKQQFLRPYGTFLYWISPTIVSSIVFLGCALFGSAPMNAGTVFTVLATLRSMSEPVRMLPEALSILIQVKVSFDRINTFLLDDELRHDEVRRFPLQSSDKSVTVEAGNFSWVPEIASPTLRNLELEIKRGQKIAVCGPVGAGKSSILYAMLGEIPKLSGTVSLFGSIAYVSQVSWIQSGTIRNNILYGNPMDADKYDKAIKACALDKDINCFDHGDLTEIGQRGINMSGGQKQRIQLARAVYDDADVYLLDDPFSAVDAHTASVLFNDCVMTALEKKTVILVTHQVEFLSQVDRILVMDGGQITQSGSYEELLMAGTAFEQLVNAHRDSITALGTLNGDGGGESQETAAEMSNRCYPTKQISEGESSVKGPSGIQLTQDEEIEIGDVGWKPFMDYVSISKGFLYLSLIILAQSMFSVLRVASSYWLAFAIQIPNITSSMLIGVYSGIATLSAVFVFFRSYYGAHLGLKASKAFSSGLINSIFRAPMFFFDSTPVGRILTRASSDMSILDFDIPFSIVFVAAGATDFIATIGAMAFITWQVLIVAVLAMVAVNYIQRYYMSSARELIRINGTTKAPVMNYAAETSLGVVTIRAFNMVDRFFRNNLKLVNTDATLFFLSNAAMEWLVLRIETLQNLTVFTAAFFVLLLPKNQARPGLVGLSLSYALSLTSTQIFASRWYCNLLNYLISVERIKQFMNIPEEPPAIIEDNRPPSSWPYKGRIELQELKIRYRSNAPLVLKGITCTFLEGTRVGVVGRTGSGKTTLISALFRLVEPSSGRILIDGLDICSMGLKDLRMKLSIIPQEPTLFRGSIRTNLDPLGLYSDDEIWKALEKCQLKTTISALPNKLDSSVSDEGENWSVGQRQLFCLGRVLLKRNRILVLDEATASIDSATDAILQRIIREEFSNCTVITVAHRVPTVIDSDMVMVLSYGKLLEYDEPSNLMATKSSFSKLVAEYWSSCRRNSIKNYQ, encoded by the exons ATGGCTTCCTTCAGGACCTTACTTG AGGGGTTCACTTTAATTTTTGAAGGGAAACTTGATTTTGGTTCATTCTGCATTCAAAGAACCATCATAGATTTCATAAACCTGGTGTTCCTCTTTGTTTTCTATCTACTTTTGTATGTACGTTCAGTCATAAAACAGCAACGCAGAGTTGTGAACAAAAGGGACAGGATCTCCATTGTTGTTTCTATCTGTTGTGCTCTCATTAGTGTACTGTATCTTAGTGTTGGTTTATGGAATCTAATAGCAAGAAATGGTGGATTTCATAGCTTGAGCTGGTTGATTGAGCTTATCAGGGGATTAATTTGGATTTCATTATCAGTTTCATTGCTTGTTCATACATCACAACCGGTGAAAATTCTCATCTCCGTGTGGTGGGTGTCATTCACTTTACTGGTTTCGATTCTTCATATTGAAGTCCTATATAGAACACACCGGATAGAAATATTCGACATTTTCCCATGGCTTGTGAACATATTGCTGTTGTTTTCTGCCTTTAGAAACTTCATTGATTTGGATAGGAAACATGAGAGTCTATCAGAATCTCTATTAgaggaaaaggaagaaaaagaccAGATAGAAGTTTGTGAGGCCAATTTCTTTAGCAAATTGTCATTTTCTTGGATTAATCCTTTGCTTTCCAGGGGTTACTTGAGACCCTTAGCTCTCGAAGACATCCCTTCTATTAGTGCTGAAGATGAATCCAATTTGGCATACCAAAAGTTTGCTAATGCATGGGAGTCCCTTATAATAGAGGGAGGCTCAAGTGATAGAAATAACTTGGTACTTAGGGCCATAACAAAAGTCTACTTTATGGAAAATATGATTATAGCAGTTTGTGCAGTTCTTAGGACAATTGCTGTTGCAGCACTTCCATTATTGCTATATGCTTTTGTAAATTATTCAAACCAGGAAGAGGAAAACCTGCAGAAGGGTATTGTTTTACTAGGATGCCTCGTTGTTTCTAAGGTTGTCGAGTCATTGTCGCAGAGGTATTGGTATTTTTCTTCCAGGAGGTCTGGAATGAGGATGAGATCGGCACTAATGGTGGCAGTCTATCAGAAACAGCTGAAGCTTTCGAGTTCAGGAAGGCAGAGACATTCGACTGGGGACATTGTGAATTACATAGCTGTAGATGCCTACAGAATGGGAGAGTTTCCATGGTGGTTTCATTCGACTTGGAGTCTTGTATTGCAGCTTTTCATGTCTATTGGAGTCCTTTTCTCTGTTGTTGGTTTTGGTGCTATACTCGGTACAGTCCCTCTTGCCATATGTGGATTCCTTAACACGCCATTTGCAAAGATCATACAAAAGTGCCAATCTGAATTTATGATCTCACAAGATGAGAGATTGAGAGCCATTTCTGAGATCTTAAACAACATGAAGATCATTAAGTTGCAATCCTGGGAGGAGAAATTCAAGAGCTCGATCGAATCCTTACGTGGCAATGAGTTCAAATGGCTTTCTAAACAACAGTTTTTGAGGCCTTATGGCACTTTCCTGTATTGGATCTCTCCAACCATTGTTTCTTCAATTGTCTTCTTGGGATGTGCTCTATTTGGGAGTGCCCCAATGAATGCTGGAACCGTTTTTACAGTTCTTGCAACTCTAAGAAGCATGTCAGAACCTGTTAGAATGTTACCTGAGGCACTTTCGATTCTTATACAAGTCAAAGTTTCTTTTGATAGAATCAACACTTTTCTGCTTGATGATGAACTCAGGCATGATGAAGTAAGGAGATTTCCCCTGCAGAGTTCTGATAAAAGTGTGACAGTAGAAGCAGGCAATTTCAGTTGGGTTCCTGAAATTGCAAGTCCGACACTTAGAAATTTGGAGCTAGAAATAAAAAGAGGGCAGAAGATAGCTGTTTGCGGACCAGTCGGGGCTGGAAAATCCTCAATCTTGTATGCAATGCTGGGAGAGATCCCGAAACTTTCAGGAACT GTTAGCTTGTTTGGATCCATTGCCTATGTTTCTCAAGTTTCATGGATCCAGAGTGGGACAATTCGCAACAACATACTCTATGGAAATCCGATGGACGCAGACAAATATGACAAGGCCATTAAAGCTTGTGCTCTCGATAAAGATATCAATTGTTTTGACCATGGAGATCTTACAGAAATAGGTCAGAGAGGGATTAACATGAGTGGAGGGCAGAAGCAAAGGATTCAACTCGCTCGAGCAGTCTATGATGATGCCGATGTCTATCTTCTTGATGATCCTTTCAGTGCTGTTGATGCACATACAGCTTCTGTTTTGTTCAAT GATTGTGTTATGACTGCACTAGAGAAGAAAACTGTCATCTTGGTGACTCATCAAGTGGAGTTTCTCTCACAAGTTGATAGAATTTTG GTTATGGATGGTGGACAAATTACTCAATCAGGGAGCTATGAAGAGCTATTAATGGCTGGGACAGCATTTGAGCAACTTGTGAATGCTCATAGAGATTCCATAACTGCGTTGGGTACTTTGAATGGTGACGGTGGAGGAGAATCTCAAGAGACTGCTGCAGAGATGTCTAATAGATGTTATCCAACTAAACAGATCAGTGAAGGGGAGAGCTCGGTGAAAGGTCCGTCTGGAATACAATTAACACAAGATGAAGAAATAGAGATCGGCGATGTTGGATGGAAGCCATTCATGGATTATGTTTCGATCTCGAAAGGATTTCTTTATCTATCTTTAATCATATTGGCTCAGTCTATGTTTTCCGTTCTTCGGGTTGCTTCGTCCTACTGGCTGGCGTTTGCTATTCAAATTCCTAACATTACCAGCAGCATGTTGATAGGAGTTTACAGTGGAATTGCCACGCTTAGTgctgtttttgtgttttttagaTCCTATTATGGTGCTCATCTAGGATTAAAAGCTTCTAAAGCATTCTCCTCTGGTCTCATCAATTCCATCTTCAGAGCTCCAATGTTTTTCTTTGATTCGACTCCTGTTGGGAGGATTCTGACCCGA GCTTCATCAGATATGAGTATCCTTGATTTCGACATACCATTTTCCATTGTCTTTGTGGCAGCTGGTGCAACTGATTTCATAGCAACAATCGGAGCCATGGCGTTCATTACATGGCAAGTTCTCATTGTTGCTGTTCTTGCTATGGTAGCAGTAAACTACATTCAG CGGTATTATATGTCCTCTGCAAGGGAACTCATAAGAATTAATGGAACAACGAAAGCTCCCGTTATGAATTATGCAGCCGAGACTTCGCTTGGGGTGGTCACCATTAGAGCTTTTAACATGGTGGATAGATTCTTTAGAAATAATCTGAAGCTTGTCAACACAGATGCcacacttttctttctttctaatgCGGCCATGGAATGGCTAGTTCTAAGGATTGAAACACTTCAAAACCTTACTGTATTCACTGCTGCATTTTTCGTTCTTCTGCTTCCAAAAAACCAAGCCAGACCAG GACTTGttggtctctctctctcttatgCTTTATCGCTGACCAGCACGCAAATTTTTGCTTCTCGTTGGTACTGCAACTTATTGAACTACTTGATTTCGGTTGAAAGGATAAAACAGTTCATGAACATACCTGAAGAACCTCCAGCAATTATAGAAGATAACAGGCCACCATCTTCTTGGCCCTATAAGGGTAGGATCGAATTGCAAGAACTGAAG ATAAGATATCGCTCGAATGCTCCTTTAGTTCTCAAAGGAATCACTTGCACTTTCCTAGAAGGGACCAGAGTAGGAGTTGTTGGACGGACTGGAAGTGGAAAAACTACGCTCATAAGCGCCTTGTTTCGCCTAGTAGAGCCTTCAAGTGGGAGAATACTTATAGATGGACTTGATATATGCTCTATGGGACTGAAAGATTTGAGAATGAAGCTTAGCATCATTCCTCAAGAGCCAACTCTATTTAGAGGCAGCATTCGAACTAACTTAGACCCCCTAGGCCTCTATTCAGATGATGAAATATGGAAG GCTTTGGAGAAGTGTCAACTTAAAACAACAATCAGTGCCCTGCCAAACAAGCTAGATTCATCTG TGAGTGATGAAGGTGAGAATTGGAGTGTGGGGCAGCGGCAACTGTTTTGCCTTGGAAGAGTTCTCTTGAAACGGAACCGAATCCTGGTGCTGGATGAAGCCACTGCTTCAATAGACTCTGCAACCGATGCCATTTTGCAAAGAATTATAAGAGAAGAGTTCTCAAATTGCACCGTCATAACAGTGGCTCATAGAGTTCCAACTGTTATAGACAGTGACATGGTCATGGTCCTCTCCTATG GTAAATTGTTGGAATATGATGAGCCTTCAAACCTTATGGCAACAAAATCTTCCTTTTCTAAGCTAGTAGCTGAATATTGGTCAAGTTGCAGGAggaattcaattaaaaattatcaatga